In the genome of Microbacterium paraoxydans, the window CCGCGCCGCTGCGCGGTAGACGGTCGCCTCGCCCTTCAGCGCCTCGGTGATGCCGGAGAGATAGGACGACTGGTTCGTCGCCGTGAGGTTGTACGCGACATAGACGCCGTACCCGTCAGCCACCGTGCGCTGAGCGAAGTCCGCGGCCGTCGTGGCGCTCGTGTTCGCGAGGTCGATGGCCGCGGCGCCGAGCCGAGCGCGGTCGTCCAGGCCCGGCACGGTGGGAGCATCGTAGGTCGGGTAGTACGGGTTCCAGGCGTGATCGAGCACGCTGCCGGCGTCGAAGAGGCCGAAGTCCGTGGTCGTGTAGGACGGGCCGATGGCATACAGCGTGATGAGCTTGTCCGGCCCGAGCCGGTCGCGCAACGCGGAGGCCAGCCAGCCGAAGGACTGCGGGTTCGGCTGCGGGGTGCCGTTCGCCCCGTAGTTGCTCCACTCGTCGTCGAAGTCGATGCCGTCGAGGCCGTAGGCGGTCACGGTGTCTGCGAGCTGCGCGGCGAAGGCGTCGGCATCCGCGTACGACGTGAAGTTCGCGAAGCCGGCACCCTGGTGGTTTCCGAGGACCGACAGCAGCACCTTGGTGCCCTGGGCCTGCAGCGGGCGGATCTGGTTCTGCGCATCCTGCAGCGTCTCGGTGACCCGGTCGTTGAGGTGGAGGACCGCCTGCTCCCCGTCGTAGTTGATGTTCGCGGCGAAGATCATGGCCAGATCGACCGCTGGGCGGCCCGACTCGGCGAGCGTGTAGTCCGCGACGTTCGCTAAATCGTTCGAGTTGACCTCGACGTAGACGGCGAGCTTCGGGTCGGCAGCGGCGGTATCGGCGACCGCTGTGGTCGAGGCGGCGAGGGCGGCGGCTCCAGCGGCTGCGAACGCCGCTGCTGCCGCGATACCTCTTCTCAGGCGGGACGATCGTGCGGGTGAGGAACTCATGACGGGATCTTCTCCTTCGGCGTCGTTGTCGAGATCGGGTCGCGACGTCGCGACTCGCGGCCGACTATATCGCTTAAGCACCTGCGTCGGAAGGGGATGCTGGCGGTGCGCACCGATTCCGACGATGCTGGACGCATGCGCGCCCTCCGACTCCTCTGGCGGTACCCGGTCATCACGCTCACGGTCCTGGTCTTCGCCGTGGTCGGGGCGCTCCACGCCGCCGGGGAGGAGACCATCGGCCGATGGGTCGCGACGATCTTCGTGGCTGCGGTGGTCGTGTGGACGCTCATCGGCATGGTCCGCGACGTGCTCCGCGGCCACGTCGGACTCGACATCCTCGCCGTCGTCGCCATGGTGGCGACACTCGCGGTGGGCGAGTACATCGCGGCGCTCATCATCGTCCTCATGCTCTCCGGGGGCGAGGCGCTGGAGGACTTCGCGGGCCGCCGGGCCAAGCGCGACCTCTCCGCTCTGCTGGATCGCTCGCCGCGCAGCGCCCATGTGCTGACACATCCCGAGGATGCGGACTCGGACGCGGCGAGGGAGGTGCCCGTCGACGATGTGGCCGTGGGCGACGTCCTCCTCGTGCGCCCGGCGGAGATCATCCCCGTGGACGGTGAACTGCTCACGGACAGCGCGTCGTTCGACGAATCCTCGCTCACGGGCGAGAGCCTGCCCGTGACGCGCGGTGCAGGCGACGAGGTGCTGTCCGGCGCGATCAACGGCAGCCGGGCCATCCACCTCCGCGCCCTCCGCACCGGCGCCGACAGCCAGTACCAGCAGATCGTCGCCCTGGTCGCCCAGGCCGAGTCCTCCCACGCGCCCATCGTGCGTCTCGCCGACCGGTTCGCGATCCCGTTCACCGCCGTCGCGCTCGTGCTCGCGGGGACGGCCTGGGCGCTCTCCGGCGACGCCACGCGGTTCGCCGAAGTGCTCGTGCTGGCGACGCCCTGCCCCCTGCTGATCGCCGCTCCCGTCGCCTTCCTCGGCGGACTCTCCCGGGCGGCGAAGTCGGGCGTCATCATGAAGAGCGGTGCGGTGATCGAGCAGATCGCGCGCGTGCGCTCTGCGGCGTTCGACAAGACCGGGACGCTCACCCAGGGGAGGCCGGAGCTCGTCGACGTGCGTCCGGCACAGGGCTTCGATGCGGAGGAGATCCTGCGACTCGCCGCCTCGGCCGAGCAGTACTCCTCGCACGTGCTCGCCGACGGCATCCGTCGCGCCGCCTCCGCCCGAGGCCTGGCGCTGCACGGGGCGACGGAGGCGAGCGAGACCGCGACGAACGGGGTGTCCGCGACGATCGGCGGCCGCGCGGTGGTCGTCGGCAAGCCGGCGTATGTGGCGTCCCTCGCCCCGGACACCGTGCGGGCGGAGCTCGCGCCGGGACAGGCCGCCGCCTATGTCGCCGTGGACGGACGGTTCGCGGGGGTCCTGGTCCTCGCCGATGCCGCTCGCCCGGAGGCGCCGGCCGTGATCTCGTGGCTGCGGACGCATGAGGTCGACCGGCTCGCGATGCTGACCGGGGACGTGGAGACCACCGCGGCGTCGATCGGACGGCAGGTCGGGATCGACGAGATCCACGCCGAGCTCCTGCCGCCCGAGAAGGTGCGTCTGGCCGCCGAGATGCAACCGCGGCCCGTGCTGATGGTCGGCGACGGTGTGAACGACGCCCCGGTGCTGGCAGCGGCCGACATCGGCATCGCGATGGGCGCGAAGGGAGCGACGGCCGCCGGGGACGCCGCCGACGTCGTCATCCTCGTGGATTCGCTCGCCAAGGTCGTCGACGCCGTCGCGATCGGACGGCACACCCTCCGCGTCGCCCTCACCGCGATCTGGATCGGGATCGGGCTGAGCGTGGGGCTGATGGTCGTCGCGATGACCGGCGTCATCCCCGCGGTCGTCGGCGCTCTGGTGCAGGAGCTCGTCGACCTCGCGACGATCCTCTACGCCCTGCGCGCGCTGAGCGGCCCGCCGAGCGACCTCCGCCCCTCCGGAATACCGTGACAGCCTGAGACCCCGGACTCAGACTGGAGGCATGACCGTGGACGACCCGCAGGTATGGACTCTGATCGGCGTCTTCGCCGCCGTGATGCTCGGCGGCATGACGCTCATGACGTCGCAGCTCAGCCGCGTGATCCGCGCGGAGGTGGACCGCATCGACGGAACCCTCTCCGCACGGATCGACCGCATCGACGGCACCCTCTCCGCACGGATCGACGGCCTCGACGCCCGGCTGGGACGGATCGAGACGAAGGTCGACGATCTCGACAGGGAGCTCACGAACCTCGCGACGCGATTCTGGCGCTCGCAGTGACGAGCCCGCGGCCTCAGATCGAGACGTCGCCGACGAGGTTGACCTTGATGCCCATGCCGTCGAACATCGCGGCCTTCGCGATCAGCGCCTTGTCCGCGGTCTCGGCGTCGGGCGCGTAGACGAGCTGCGCGTGGTTCGCCTTGTGCCGCGCCATGAACTGGTCGCGCGAGATGCCGTGCAGCACCACATGGGCGATCGGCCACTCCGGGTTCGTGGCGTCCTTCCGGCGCTGCGTCTCCTCCGCCGGCAGCTCGACGACCGACGCCCGGAAGATGTCCGCCTGCAGGACGCCCTCGGCGATGAACACCCGGGAGAGCACGACCTCGCCGGGCTTCGAGACGCCGTTGATCGTGGCGCCGCCGGCGGGGAAGAACACGTGACCCTGGCGCCACCCCTCCGCGTTCTGCCAGCCGCCGAGATGGGAGGCCGGCACCGAGCCGGAGATCTCGTACACCCATACGAACTGCCCGTCGTAGTCATCGCCCCAACGGACGTCGTGGAGAGTGTTGTCGGGGACGAGCCCCATCGCCCGCCAGACGCGGTCGGTCACGAGTGCATCGACGGCGACGCCCTCGTCGGCCTCGTTGAAGTGCGGGAACGCGCGCCCCTCATGCAGCACGCGGGAGCCGTCGCGCGAGGTCACCGGCGGGCGCTCGGTGGAGTTCAGGATGCCCTCC includes:
- a CDS encoding endo-beta-N-acetylglucosaminidase H, which gives rise to MSSSPARSSRLRRGIAAAAAFAAAGAAALAASTTAVADTAAADPKLAVYVEVNSNDLANVADYTLAESGRPAVDLAMIFAANINYDGEQAVLHLNDRVTETLQDAQNQIRPLQAQGTKVLLSVLGNHQGAGFANFTSYADADAFAAQLADTVTAYGLDGIDFDDEWSNYGANGTPQPNPQSFGWLASALRDRLGPDKLITLYAIGPSYTTTDFGLFDAGSVLDHAWNPYYPTYDAPTVPGLDDRARLGAAAIDLANTSATTAADFAQRTVADGYGVYVAYNLTATNQSSYLSGITEALKGEATVYRAAAR
- a CDS encoding heavy metal translocating P-type ATPase, with product MRALRLLWRYPVITLTVLVFAVVGALHAAGEETIGRWVATIFVAAVVVWTLIGMVRDVLRGHVGLDILAVVAMVATLAVGEYIAALIIVLMLSGGEALEDFAGRRAKRDLSALLDRSPRSAHVLTHPEDADSDAAREVPVDDVAVGDVLLVRPAEIIPVDGELLTDSASFDESSLTGESLPVTRGAGDEVLSGAINGSRAIHLRALRTGADSQYQQIVALVAQAESSHAPIVRLADRFAIPFTAVALVLAGTAWALSGDATRFAEVLVLATPCPLLIAAPVAFLGGLSRAAKSGVIMKSGAVIEQIARVRSAAFDKTGTLTQGRPELVDVRPAQGFDAEEILRLAASAEQYSSHVLADGIRRAASARGLALHGATEASETATNGVSATIGGRAVVVGKPAYVASLAPDTVRAELAPGQAAAYVAVDGRFAGVLVLADAARPEAPAVISWLRTHEVDRLAMLTGDVETTAASIGRQVGIDEIHAELLPPEKVRLAAEMQPRPVLMVGDGVNDAPVLAAADIGIAMGAKGATAAGDAADVVILVDSLAKVVDAVAIGRHTLRVALTAIWIGIGLSVGLMVVAMTGVIPAVVGALVQELVDLATILYALRALSGPPSDLRPSGIP